From the genome of Duffyella gerundensis, one region includes:
- the aroL gene encoding shikimate kinase AroL, translating into MSLPLYLIGARGCGKTTVGHALAQALGYNFSDTDHHLLQATGASVSDIVAAEGWDGFRRRETAALKAVTAPSTVIATGGGMVLADENRQFMQQHGRVIYLYALPEVLVARLDASPEVAQRPTLTGQPVAEEMAEVLAQREALYQLAAHHQVDAMQSPDEVVKAILTSLSLARAS; encoded by the coding sequence ATGTCATTACCTTTGTATCTGATTGGCGCCCGCGGGTGTGGTAAAACCACGGTTGGCCACGCGCTGGCCCAGGCGCTGGGATATAACTTTAGTGATACCGACCATCACCTGCTGCAGGCGACCGGTGCCAGCGTCAGCGACATCGTGGCGGCAGAAGGATGGGACGGTTTCCGTCGTCGCGAAACGGCAGCGCTGAAGGCGGTGACTGCGCCCTCAACCGTGATCGCCACCGGCGGCGGCATGGTGCTGGCCGATGAGAATCGGCAGTTTATGCAGCAGCATGGCCGGGTTATCTATCTGTATGCGCTGCCAGAGGTGTTGGTGGCGCGGCTGGATGCCTCGCCGGAAGTCGCTCAGCGACCGACGCTAACCGGCCAGCCGGTGGCAGAGGAGATGGCAGAAGTGCTCGCCCAGCGTGAAGCGCTCTATCAGCTGGCGGCGCATCATCAGGTTGACGCCATGCAATCCCCGGACGAGGTGGTAAAGGCCATTCTCACCTCGCTCTCTCTGGCACGCGCCAGCTAG
- a CDS encoding YaiA family protein, which produces MPSRPPYPREANIVTVGKGDETRYELRADHPKPNSLISEHDSEQEALDAKERYENIDKE; this is translated from the coding sequence ATGCCATCAAGACCACCGTACCCAAGGGAAGCAAACATCGTTACCGTCGGTAAAGGCGATGAGACACGTTATGAACTGCGTGCCGATCACCCGAAACCTAACTCTTTGATCAGTGAGCATGACAGCGAGCAGGAAGCGCTGGATGCAAAAGAGCGTTACGAAAATATCGACAAAGAGTAA
- a CDS encoding AroM family protein: MQPSLVTLTLGVALRNDILPLLLEYLPEEQIAHRHLLEEFSLQDVVTRFSPAEGEPTVTVRWCDDQHLRLSTSKIRTALQHKLSELEAQGFDTILLFASSEFTGLHCNNALLLESDRLLPPLIASIVDDHQVGILVSLEDHLHTQSRKWRNLSKSPCFAIASPWQASEGDLIDAALSLQEQGADVVMMDCIGYQPRHREFLQQLLGIPVLLSNVLLAKLAAELMV, translated from the coding sequence ATGCAACCATCATTGGTCACGCTTACACTCGGTGTGGCATTGCGCAACGATATCCTGCCGTTATTGCTGGAATATCTTCCCGAGGAGCAGATTGCCCATCGACACCTGCTGGAGGAGTTTTCGTTACAGGATGTAGTCACTCGCTTTTCCCCGGCAGAAGGGGAACCGACCGTCACCGTTCGCTGGTGTGACGATCAACATTTACGGCTGTCCACCAGCAAAATTCGCACCGCGCTGCAGCACAAGCTCAGCGAGCTGGAAGCGCAGGGTTTCGACACTATCCTGTTGTTTGCCTCCAGTGAATTTACCGGCCTGCACTGCAACAACGCCTTGTTGCTGGAATCCGATCGCCTGTTACCGCCGCTGATCGCCTCCATCGTTGATGACCATCAGGTGGGCATTCTGGTCTCGCTGGAGGACCATTTACACACGCAGAGCAGAAAGTGGCGCAACCTGAGTAAGTCTCCCTGCTTTGCTATTGCCAGTCCGTGGCAGGCGAGCGAAGGCGATTTGATCGATGCTGCGCTGTCGCTGCAGGAGCAGGGCGCGGATGTGGTGATGATGGACTGCATTGGCTATCAGCCGCGTCATCGTGAATTCCTGCAGCAGCTGTTGGGCATTCCGGTGCTGCTGTCCAATGTTTTACTGGCTAAACTGGCGGCGGAACTGATGGTGTGA
- the ppnP gene encoding pyrimidine/purine nucleoside phosphorylase yields MLNVSEYFDGKVKSIGFESATAGRASVGVMAEGEYTFSTAQPEEMTVVSGALKVLLSGEVEWKWYEAGSVFNVPGHSEFYLQVAEPSAYLCRYL; encoded by the coding sequence ATGCTCAATGTAAGTGAATACTTTGACGGAAAAGTGAAGTCTATCGGATTTGAGAGCGCCACTGCGGGCCGCGCCAGCGTTGGCGTGATGGCTGAAGGCGAATACACGTTTAGTACGGCACAGCCGGAAGAGATGACCGTGGTCAGCGGCGCACTGAAAGTGTTGCTGTCGGGCGAGGTTGAGTGGAAATGGTATGAAGCAGGCAGCGTGTTTAACGTGCCGGGCCACAGCGAATTTTATCTGCAGGTGGCTGAACCCAGCGCTTACCTTTGCCGCTATCTGTAA
- the rdgC gene encoding recombination-associated protein RdgC, producing the protein MLWFKNMMVYRLNRDIPLSADEMEKQLGALSFSPCGSQDMAKTGWVSPLGQRSDAFTHENNGQILICARKEEKILPSPVIKQALEAKIEKLEAEQSRKLKKTEKDSLKDEVLHSLLPRAFSRFSQTYLWIDTVNNLIMVDCASAKKAEDTLALLRKSLGSLPVVPLTLENPIELTLTEWVRSGDLPAGFALMDEAELKAILEDGGVIRCKKQDLVSDEIANHIEAGKVVTKLALDWQERIQFVLADDGSVKRLKFADTLREQNDDIDREDFALRFDADFMLMTSELAALTSNLLEALGGEAQR; encoded by the coding sequence ATGTTGTGGTTTAAGAATATGATGGTTTATCGTCTGAATCGTGACATTCCGTTGTCCGCAGACGAGATGGAAAAACAGCTTGGTGCCCTCTCCTTTTCCCCCTGTGGCAGCCAGGATATGGCGAAAACCGGCTGGGTTTCACCACTGGGCCAGCGCAGTGACGCGTTTACCCATGAGAACAACGGCCAGATCCTGATTTGCGCCCGCAAAGAAGAGAAAATTCTGCCGTCGCCGGTGATTAAACAGGCGCTGGAAGCGAAGATTGAAAAGCTGGAAGCGGAGCAGTCGCGCAAGCTGAAGAAAACCGAAAAGGATTCGCTGAAGGATGAGGTGCTGCATAGCCTGCTGCCGCGTGCCTTTAGCCGTTTCAGCCAGACTTATCTGTGGATCGACACGGTCAACAACCTGATTATGGTCGACTGTGCCAGTGCCAAAAAAGCGGAAGATACGCTGGCGCTGCTGCGCAAAAGCCTCGGCTCGCTGCCGGTGGTGCCGCTGACGCTGGAGAATCCGATTGAGCTGACGCTGACCGAATGGGTGCGTTCTGGCGATCTGCCCGCCGGTTTTGCGCTGATGGACGAAGCCGAGCTGAAAGCGATTCTGGAAGATGGCGGCGTGATCCGCTGTAAAAAGCAGGATCTGGTGAGCGACGAAATCGCCAACCATATTGAAGCGGGCAAAGTGGTGACCAAACTGGCGCTAGACTGGCAGGAGCGCATTCAGTTTGTGCTGGCCGACGACGGCTCGGTTAAGCGCCTGAAATTTGCCGATACGCTGCGTGAGCAGAATGATGATATCGATCGCGAGGATTTCGCCCTGCGCTTTGATGCTGACTTTATGCTGATGACCAGTGAACTGGCGGCACTGACCAGTAATCTGTTGGAAGCGTTGGGCGGCGAAGCCCAGCGTTAA
- the mak gene encoding fructokinase: MRIGIDLGGTKVEVIALSDQGDELFRYRVNTPRNDYPGTLQAIADLVHRAEAHTGQTGSVGIGIPGTLSPVSHRVKNANSTWLNGQPLDRDLATMLQREVRIANDANCLAVSEAVDGAGAGKALVFAVIIGTGSGAGIAINGASRIGGNGNAGEWGHNPLPWMDEDELRYREEVACYCGQKGCIETFVSGTGFATDYQRLSGTARKGVEIMQQLAQQDPVAELALSRYELRLAKSLAQVVNLLDPDVIVLGGGMSNVDRLYQTVPPLMKNWVFGGECSTPVLKAQHGDSSGVRGAAWLWPLNG, from the coding sequence GTGCGTATTGGAATTGATTTAGGCGGCACCAAAGTTGAGGTTATCGCGCTCTCAGACCAGGGAGACGAGTTATTCCGTTATCGTGTTAACACGCCGCGCAACGATTATCCGGGCACGCTACAGGCGATTGCCGATCTGGTGCATCGCGCCGAGGCGCATACCGGCCAAACCGGCAGCGTGGGCATCGGTATTCCCGGCACGCTTTCTCCGGTGAGCCATCGGGTAAAAAACGCCAATTCAACCTGGCTCAACGGCCAGCCGCTGGATCGCGATCTGGCGACGATGCTGCAACGTGAAGTGCGTATCGCCAATGATGCTAACTGCCTGGCAGTGTCAGAAGCGGTTGACGGCGCGGGAGCGGGCAAGGCGCTGGTGTTCGCGGTGATCATCGGCACCGGCTCGGGTGCGGGCATCGCCATCAACGGCGCATCGCGCATCGGCGGCAACGGCAATGCGGGCGAGTGGGGCCACAATCCGTTGCCGTGGATGGATGAAGATGAGCTGCGCTACCGTGAAGAGGTCGCCTGCTACTGTGGTCAGAAAGGCTGTATTGAAACCTTTGTTTCCGGCACCGGCTTTGCCACCGACTATCAACGTCTGAGCGGTACCGCGCGCAAAGGCGTGGAAATTATGCAGCAGCTGGCGCAGCAGGATCCGGTGGCTGAACTGGCGCTGAGCCGCTATGAACTGCGGCTGGCGAAGTCGCTGGCGCAGGTGGTTAACCTGTTGGATCCCGATGTCATTGTGTTAGGCGGCGGCATGAGCAACGTGGACCGTCTTTATCAGACGGTGCCGCCATTAATGAAAAACTGGGTGTTTGGTGGCGAATGCTCAACGCCGGTTCTGAAGGCGCAGCACGGCGATTCCAGCGGCGTGCGCGGCGCGGCCTGGCTCTGGCCGCTTAACGGCTGA
- the eat gene encoding ethanolamine permease: protein MTTTLKPTLGTLHLWGIAVGLVISGEYFGWSYGWGVAGTLGFLVTTLLIATMYTCFIFSFTELTTAIPHAGGPFAYSRRAFGETGGLIAGLATLIEFVFAPPAIAMAIGAYLNVQYPALNPKYAAVGAYVIFMTLNILGVKLAAMFELVVTVLAVLELLVFMGVVSPGFSLANFAAHGWAGSDSFGLPAVSGIFAAIPFAIWFFLAIEGAAMAAEEAKDPTRTIPKAYISGILTLVVLAIGVMLLAGGAGDWRSLSDINDPLPQAMKMIVGAHSNWMHMLVWIGLFGLIASFHGIILGYSRQFFALARAGYLPPALAKLSRFQTPHRAIIAGGVIGIAAIFSDGWINLQGMSLTAAMITMAVFGAIVMYIMSMLSLFRLRRIAPDLPRSFRAPGYPIVPAIALGLAVICLLAMLWFNALIGAVFVGFMLVGYGYFLLTHRQRANAPQDRLLQGDNL, encoded by the coding sequence ATGACAACGACGCTAAAACCGACGTTAGGCACCCTGCATTTGTGGGGCATTGCGGTTGGCCTGGTGATCTCAGGCGAATATTTTGGCTGGAGCTATGGCTGGGGCGTGGCCGGTACGCTCGGTTTTCTGGTCACCACGCTGCTGATCGCCACTATGTACACCTGTTTTATTTTTAGCTTTACCGAGCTGACCACCGCCATTCCCCATGCGGGCGGCCCTTTTGCCTATAGCCGCCGGGCCTTTGGCGAAACCGGCGGATTGATCGCTGGCCTCGCCACGCTGATTGAGTTTGTCTTCGCCCCACCGGCAATCGCCATGGCGATTGGCGCCTATCTCAACGTGCAGTATCCGGCGCTGAATCCGAAATATGCGGCGGTAGGCGCCTACGTGATTTTCATGACGTTGAACATTCTTGGCGTCAAGCTGGCGGCGATGTTTGAGTTGGTAGTCACCGTGCTGGCAGTGTTGGAACTGCTGGTGTTTATGGGCGTGGTCTCGCCGGGCTTTAGTCTGGCCAACTTTGCGGCGCACGGTTGGGCAGGCAGCGACAGCTTTGGTTTGCCCGCGGTGTCCGGCATCTTCGCCGCCATTCCTTTTGCCATCTGGTTTTTCCTCGCCATTGAAGGCGCGGCGATGGCCGCCGAAGAAGCCAAAGATCCGACGCGTACCATTCCCAAAGCCTATATCAGCGGCATTCTGACGCTGGTGGTGCTGGCGATTGGCGTGATGCTGCTGGCAGGCGGCGCGGGCGACTGGCGCAGCCTGTCGGACATTAACGATCCGCTGCCGCAGGCGATGAAAATGATCGTCGGCGCGCACTCTAACTGGATGCACATGCTGGTCTGGATCGGACTGTTTGGCCTGATCGCCAGCTTTCACGGCATCATTCTTGGCTATTCACGGCAGTTTTTTGCTTTGGCACGCGCCGGTTATCTGCCGCCAGCGCTGGCAAAACTGTCGCGTTTTCAGACGCCGCACCGGGCGATTATCGCCGGTGGCGTGATTGGCATCGCCGCGATTTTCAGCGACGGCTGGATTAATTTGCAGGGCATGAGCCTGACCGCCGCGATGATCACCATGGCAGTGTTTGGTGCCATTGTGATGTACATCATGAGCATGCTGTCGCTGTTTCGTCTGCGCCGCATCGCGCCCGATCTGCCTCGCAGCTTTCGGGCGCCAGGCTATCCGATTGTACCCGCCATTGCGCTGGGGCTGGCGGTGATTTGCCTGCTGGCGATGCTCTGGTTTAATGCGCTGATTGGGGCGGTTTTTGTCGGCTTCATGCTGGTGGGTTACGGTTATTTCCTGCTGACGCACCGCCAGCGGGCGAACGCGCCGCAGGATCGCCTGCTGCAGGGCGACAACCTTTAG
- a CDS encoding phosphotransferase enzyme family protein, translating into MMAKQYDTLSNAELLQLAHQALALYPAALQGELSLLCRSENATFLLRAAGKRYALRLHRADYHQKAAIESELRWLEALRETGIVVPQAVLSEAGEAVQTLTLAQGGVRYAVLFHWLDGEMPTTEVDPRAFQQLGRITAQLHRHSKSWQQPAGFQRIIWDHASMVGEQGHWGRWQDAPGLKAQDHAVVAAAIAQAGQDLAAFGKDRDRYGLIHADLRLTNLLLHKGETRVIDFDDCGFGWYLHDLAAAISFVEHHPRAAEWVDNWIRGYEVVAHISDAELALLPTLLIQRRIQLLAWIGSHAETEMAISLGPDWADHSVRLCRRYLESAALPVGA; encoded by the coding sequence ATCATGGCCAAACAATATGACACCCTGAGCAACGCCGAGCTGCTGCAGCTGGCCCATCAGGCGCTGGCTCTCTATCCTGCGGCGCTACAGGGCGAGCTAAGCCTGCTTTGCCGTTCTGAGAACGCCACCTTTTTGCTGCGCGCGGCGGGAAAACGCTATGCGCTGCGTCTGCACCGCGCGGATTATCATCAAAAAGCGGCAATCGAGAGCGAGCTGCGCTGGCTGGAAGCGTTACGCGAAACCGGCATTGTGGTGCCGCAGGCGGTGCTGAGCGAGGCGGGCGAGGCGGTACAAACCCTGACGCTGGCGCAAGGCGGCGTGCGTTATGCGGTACTGTTTCACTGGCTTGACGGCGAGATGCCGACCACCGAGGTCGATCCGCGTGCTTTTCAGCAGCTTGGCCGCATCACCGCGCAGTTGCACCGGCACAGCAAAAGCTGGCAGCAGCCTGCCGGTTTTCAGCGCATTATCTGGGATCACGCCAGCATGGTAGGCGAGCAGGGCCACTGGGGACGCTGGCAGGATGCGCCTGGCCTGAAGGCGCAGGATCACGCCGTGGTGGCCGCAGCGATTGCGCAGGCCGGGCAGGATCTCGCCGCCTTTGGCAAAGATCGCGATCGCTATGGCCTGATCCACGCCGATCTGCGGCTGACCAATCTGCTGCTGCATAAGGGCGAAACCCGGGTTATCGATTTTGACGACTGCGGTTTTGGCTGGTATCTGCACGATCTGGCCGCCGCGATCAGCTTTGTTGAGCATCATCCGCGTGCCGCAGAATGGGTGGATAACTGGATTCGGGGTTACGAAGTGGTGGCGCACATCAGCGACGCCGAGCTGGCGCTGCTGCCGACGCTGTTGATTCAGCGCCGTATTCAGCTGCTGGCGTGGATCGGCTCGCATGCGGAAACCGAAATGGCCATCAGCCTCGGTCCTGACTGGGCCGATCATTCTGTGCGTCTCTGTCGCCGTTATCTGGAGAGTGCCGCGCTGCCTGTCGGTGCCTGA
- a CDS encoding AraC family transcriptional regulator, translated as MQTLMIGQPGGFSVGMESNRGVLAAAASGLSEFITDKGGDVDRIFGLSGIDAEMLAQPTLSLGLVNYCRVLEEAARHSGFDNFGLHYGRQFKPQSLGLIGYIGLCSATLEQALHNVVNAFPWHQHDTLTRLVDKGDCWRLDYQVRHGAILCRRQDAELTLGMFLNLIRHVAGKHWAPREVHFEHPRPQQWHDHSKVFDAPVWFDQPCNSLVIAKRDLARAMPESDPLLLMVMQDAIRRLNGEAPPQNIVEQARSQVNLSLMQGEPVLEEVAEKLGLSSWSLQRRLREESISFTALVDNVRCEMATHYLQNRQLSISEMALLLGYSEVSAFSRAFRRWFGISPRQWRQDELAV; from the coding sequence ATGCAGACTCTGATGATCGGCCAGCCGGGAGGATTTTCCGTCGGCATGGAGAGCAATCGCGGCGTGCTGGCCGCCGCCGCCAGTGGCTTGAGCGAGTTTATTACCGATAAAGGCGGCGACGTCGATCGCATCTTTGGCCTCAGCGGCATTGATGCTGAAATGCTGGCGCAGCCGACGCTGAGCCTCGGGCTGGTGAATTATTGTCGCGTGCTGGAAGAGGCGGCGCGCCATTCCGGTTTTGATAACTTTGGCCTGCATTATGGTCGGCAGTTTAAGCCGCAGTCGCTGGGGCTAATTGGCTATATCGGCCTCTGCTCGGCGACGCTGGAGCAGGCGCTGCACAACGTGGTCAACGCCTTTCCCTGGCATCAGCACGACACGCTGACCCGGCTGGTCGATAAAGGCGACTGCTGGCGGCTGGATTATCAGGTGCGTCACGGTGCGATTTTATGCCGCCGCCAGGATGCTGAGCTGACGCTGGGCATGTTTCTGAACCTGATCCGTCACGTGGCGGGCAAGCACTGGGCGCCGCGTGAGGTGCATTTTGAACATCCGCGTCCGCAGCAGTGGCACGATCACAGCAAGGTGTTTGATGCGCCGGTCTGGTTCGATCAGCCTTGCAATTCTCTGGTGATCGCTAAACGCGATCTGGCACGAGCGATGCCGGAAAGCGATCCGCTGTTGCTGATGGTGATGCAGGATGCGATTCGGCGGCTCAACGGCGAGGCGCCGCCGCAAAATATCGTTGAGCAGGCGCGCTCGCAGGTCAATTTGTCGCTGATGCAGGGTGAGCCCGTGCTGGAAGAGGTGGCAGAAAAGCTGGGCTTATCAAGCTGGTCGCTGCAACGACGGCTGCGCGAGGAGAGCATCAGCTTCACCGCGCTGGTGGACAACGTGCGCTGTGAAATGGCGACGCACTATCTGCAAAACCGGCAGCTGAGCATTTCTGAGATGGCGCTGCTGCTCGGCTATTCCGAGGTCAGCGCCTTCTCACGGGCGTTTCGCCGCTGGTTTGGCATCAGTCCGCGGCAGTGGCGGCAGGATGAGCTGGCGGTGTAG
- a CDS encoding cell envelope integrity protein TolA, whose translation MKIQVIALAGAFWLAGCASTPSTTAAPCASGVSTEQCRWLAEVNANIQRNFVGYDRYVGQQCVVSVARNAQGKLNVLRTEGDEALCLKAWHTIGSVKSWPLPPTQAPETFQLNFKPLRATTPPAHPAATAAD comes from the coding sequence GTGAAAATTCAGGTTATCGCGCTGGCAGGCGCATTCTGGCTGGCGGGCTGCGCCAGTACGCCGTCGACGACGGCAGCGCCCTGTGCGTCCGGCGTGTCCACTGAGCAGTGCCGCTGGCTGGCTGAGGTCAATGCGAACATTCAGCGCAACTTTGTCGGCTACGATCGTTACGTCGGGCAGCAGTGCGTGGTCAGCGTTGCGCGTAATGCGCAGGGGAAACTCAACGTGCTGCGCACCGAAGGCGATGAGGCGCTCTGCCTGAAAGCCTGGCACACCATCGGCAGCGTAAAAAGCTGGCCGTTGCCGCCAACCCAGGCACCCGAGACATTTCAGCTGAACTTCAAGCCGCTGCGTGCGACTACACCGCCAGCTCATCCTGCCGCCACTGCCGCGGACTGA